The proteins below come from a single Aspergillus oryzae RIB40 DNA, chromosome 5 genomic window:
- a CDS encoding U1 small nuclear ribonucleoprotein 70 kDa (U1 small nuclear ribonucleoprotein (RRM superfamily)), whose translation MTDKLPPPLLALFQPRPPLRYVTPIDRAPEDCKKSTLGGVAQYLPDLKEYEEEYPYNATESWIQRKLRQKQEKKENIEKHLTEGIHTFDPSNDPQARGDPFKTLFVSRLSYDVKESDLEREFGRFGPIERIRIVKDTVTPKGSKKPHRGYAFIVYEREKDMKAAYKETDGIRIKDRRVLVDVERGRTVKGWKPRRFGGGLGGRGYTKALPSRPIGPGSFGAPSGPGGYGGGFRGGFGGGRGRGGFRNERFGGPRGGVGYQGGRNGFGGGGQAPPNAPSGPGGGRSGGFGGRFGDRDRGATGSNREPVRPRDGFSDRDRRDDRDRDGGDRHRDRDRDSYRYRDRDRDRDRGDRYGGREDYGRKRYHEDDSYDDPRAKRRY comes from the exons ATGACGGACAAGCTCCCCCCTCCGCTCCTCGCCCTCTTTCAGCCTCGTCCACCCTTGCGCTATGTTACTCCCATTGACCGTGCACCAGAGGACTGTAAGAAGAGTACACTCGGCGGTGTCGCACAATATCTCCCGGACTTGAAGGAGTATGAAGAGGAGTACCCGTACAATGCTACAGAGAGTTGGATACAGCGCAAATTACGAcagaagcaggagaagaaggaaaacatcgAGAAACACTTGACAGAAGGCATTCATACAT TCGACCCTTCAAACGACCCGCAAGCTCGTGGTGACCCCTTCAAGACACTTTTTGTATCTCGTCTTAGTTACGATGTCAAGGAGTCCGATCTCGAAAGAGAGTTCGGCCGTTTTGGACCTATTGAGCGG ATCCGTATCGTCAAAGACACTGTAACTCCAAAGGGTTCGAAGAAACCGCACAGAGGATACGCTTTTATCGTTTACGAGCGCGAGAAAGACATGAAAG CCGCTTACAAAGAGACGGATGGCATTCGTATCAAGGACCGACGTGTCTTGGTTGACGTAGAACGTGGTCGCACCGTCAAGGGTTGGAAGCCTCGGCGCTTCGGCGGCGGTCTTGGAGGCCGTGGTTACACCAAAGCCTTGCCCTCGCGCCCTATTGGTCCTGGATCATTCGGCGCTCCCTCTGGACCTGGAGGCTATGGTGGTGGCTTCCGTGGtggctttggtggtggtagaggaAGGGGAGGCTTCCGTAACGAACGTTTCGGGGGTCCTcgtggtggtgttggatacCAAGGAGGCCGCAATGGATTCGGCGGAGGCGGACAAGCTCCACCAAATGCACCGTCTGGCCCTGGTGGTGGAAGGAGCGGTGGTTTTGGTGGCAGGTTTGGTGATCGTGATCGGGGCGCAACCGGAAGCAATCGTGAACCCGTTAGGCCGAGAGATGGCTTCTCCGACCGCGATCGACGGGATGACCGGGACCGCGATGGTGGTGACCGGCACAGGGACCGCGACAGGGACAGCTACCGTTACCGGGACCGCGACCGCGATCGTGATCGTGGTGACCGATACGGAGGCCGAGAGGACTATGGACGCAAGCGATATCATGAGGATGATTCATACGATGACCCTCGCGCCAAGAGAAGATACTGA
- a CDS encoding mitochondrial 54S ribosomal protein mL43 (mitochondrial/chloroplast ribosomal protein 36a), giving the protein MPVQGIRAVTTARNGVGAFILPCKRLDFHYCDWAGSSRGMVAFLKNTLPSFAKANPQIEIRVSPRPHKHPVIKGHYINGREKAVCVRNLEPEQIFQKANLLKEASGEKLKRTKKPVTSINESVRGIWSPYHGDLKSV; this is encoded by the exons ATGCCTGTACAAGGAATTAGAGCGGTTACCACAGCCAGA AACGGCGTGGGTGCCTTTATTTTACCATGCAAGCGTTTGGACTTTCACTACTGTGACTGGGCTGGAAGTTCCCGTGGAATGGT AGCTTTCCTGAAGAACACTCTTCCCTCCTTCGCCAAAGCCAACCCTCAGATTGAAATCCGCGTATCGCCACGACCACACAAGCACCCCGTAATCAAGGGCCACTACATCAACGGACGTGAGAAGGCAGTCTGTGTTCGCAACCTCGAGCCCGAACAGATCTTCCAGAAAGCAAACTTGCTCAAGGAGGCTAGCGGCGAGAAATTGAAGCGTACCAAGAAGCCCGTCACAAGTATCAACGAGAGTGTCAGAGGCATCTGGTCCCCGTATCACGGAGACCTCAAGTCTGTCTAA
- a CDS encoding putative RING finger domain protein (predicted protein): MKLQRNHQQMSRTSHSPNRRFFSQNGEPSSSRAPTNQLPPMRYAGDGLDMRRPVVSASPQTDEVIDLTNEPDSPPQQRDRSARATSRRPRQPRFGRDIMADVVDLEDEPDNTIDLDSPSSPEVQFVGASVRPQLPRPSPPRPRGFDFGSGLGSWMENQGAPSPATRCGDILDRREIRRSS; the protein is encoded by the exons ATGAAACTACAGCGCAACCACCAACAAATGTCCCGAACGTCTCATTCACCCAATCGCCGTTTCTTTTCACAAAATGGAGAGCCCTCGTCCTCCAGAGCTCCGACCAACCAGTTGCCACCCATGAGGTACGCTGGGGACGGTCTCGACATGAGGAGACCTGTCGTCTCGGCTTCCCCTCAGACAGATGAAGTGATCGATTTGACAAATGAACCGGACTCGCCTCCACAACAGCGAGATAGGAGCGCCCGAGCAACATCGCGGCGCCCTAGACAGCCCCGCTTTGGAAGGGATATCATGGCAGACGTCGTGGATCTAGAAGATGAACCGGATAACACAATTGATCTCGACTCTCCTAGCAGTCCAGAAGTCCAATTCGTGGGCGCCAGCGTTCGACCCCAGCTACCTCGACCATCGCCACCACGGCCCAGAGGCTTTGATTTCGGCTCCGGGCTT GGATCCTGGATGGAGAACCAGGGGGCCCCGTCGCCCGCCACAAGATGTGGAGACATTTTGGATCGGAGAGAGATCAGGCGGAGCAGTTGA
- a CDS encoding WD repeat PRP19 family protein (mRNA splicing factor), translated as MLCAISGEAPQVPVVSPKSGSVFEKRLIEAYIAENGKDPVNGEELSTDDLIEVKSQRVVRPRPPTLTSIPSLLNVFQEEWDALALETYTLRQTLAQTRQELSTALYQNDAAVRVIARLTKERDEARDALSKVSVGATRAAGGEAMQVDSNGLPDAVLSRVESTQAALSKTRRKRAVPEGWATSDAISTYKPAQSTEPLYPGGKALSVNASGELALVGSADGVVGVFSLSQKQVVQSLQANGPVTDAIWAGDKAVVASSTGSVKVFENGNEVADFSSHAGAATALALHPTGDIVASVGADKSYVLYDLTTNSVITQIFSDASLLSVKFHPDGHLIAAGGVDGQIKIFDVKNGSPAANFALSGPVKCLFFSENGTFMAAVAESSTVVSIWDLRSASEVKALETGNQIDSISWDYTGQFLLTGGPSGLTVQQYTKSTKSWSEPLRSAVPAAAVSWGVAAQSIVALNRDGGITVLGAQ; from the exons ATGCTGTGTGCAA TCTCGGGAGAGGCACCACAAGTGCCCGTCGTCTCGCCCAAGAGCG GCAGCGTGTTTGAGAAGCGCCTCATCGAGGCATATATCgccgaaaatggaaaagatcCCGTGAACGGAGAGGAGCTCTCTACCGATGACCTTATCGAGGTCAAGTCCCAGCGCGTTGTTCGACCTCGTCCCCCTACACTCACCTCGATTCCTTCCCTACTCAATGTGTTCCAAGAGGAATGGGACGCCCTTGCCCTGGAGACATACACACTGCGACAGACATTGGCACAAACGCGCCAGGAGCTGAGTACGGCTCTCTACCAGAACGATGCGGCAGTCCGCGTGATCGCGCGCTTGACCAAAGAGCGAGATGAAGCCCGTGATGCGCTCTCTAAAGTATCCGTCGGCGCTACACGCGCTGCTGGTGGTGAAGCAATGCAGGTTGATTCAAATGGACTGCCTGATGCAGTTTTGTCACGTGTTGAAAGTACACAAGCAGC GCTCTCGAAGACTCGCCGTAAGCGCGCTGTTCCGGAAGGCTGGGCGACCAGCGATGCTATCTCCACATATAAGCCCGCCCAAAGCACCGAGCCCCTCTACCCTGGTGGCAAGGCACTGTCTGTTAACGCTTCCGGAGAGCTTGCCCTTGTTGGGAGCGCTGACGGCGTTGTTGGTGTCTTCTCGCTATCTCAGAAGCAAGTCGTTCAGAGCTTGCAAGCAAATGGTCCGGTTACGGATGCTATCTGGGCAGGTGATAAGGCCGTCGTTGCTTCGTCTACCGGCTCAGTGAAGGTTTTCGAGAACGGCAATGAAGTTGCTGACTTCAGCTCTCATGCTGGCGCAGCCACTGCGCTCGCCCTGCACCCTACTGGCGACATCGTCGCATCCGTTGGCGCTGACAAGAGTTACGTGCTTTACGACTTGACGACTAACTCCGTGATTACCCAGATCTTCAGTGACGCAT CTCTTCTTTCCGTGAAGTTCCATCCCGATGGTCATCTTATTGCTGCGGGTGGCGTTGATGGACAGATCAAGATTTTCGATGTCAAGAACGGCTCGCCTGCCGCTAACTTCGCTCTATCTGGACCCGTCAagtgcttgttcttctctgaGAACGGCACATTCATGGCCGCAGTCGCCGAGAGCTCTACAGTTGTTTCTATCTGGGATCTCCGCAGTGCATCAGAAGTCAAAGCTCTGGAAACTGGCAACCAGATTGATTCTATCAGCTGGGATTACACCGGACAATTCCTTCTTACCGGCGGACCTAGCGGGTTGACCGTCCAGCAGTACACCAAGTCAACTAAGTCATGGTCGGAACCTCTGCGAAGCGCTGTGCCTGCAGCTGCCGTGTCATGGGGTGTTGCAGCTCAAAGTATTGTGGCTTTGAACCGTGACGGTGGAATCACAGTGTTGGGGGCACAGTAA
- a CDS encoding DUF4604 domain-containing protein (predicted protein) encodes MSFKSKNLEYEAKEPAFLQRLRNQYGDTSGRLERPIARPRKLKDADDDDEPTYVDEESNEVISKEEYEALVRDSNKEVEDTGKGEPDQEQPTSQDKGEDKASTAQEVPISKQNMAEIGGPKKRKQAKVIGEEEPSAEKEETLPRDPGSRKPKQKKKKIKLSFDEE; translated from the exons ATGTCCTTCAAGTCAAAGAACCTCGAATATG AGGCGAAAGAACCAGCATTCTTGCAGCGACTTCGAAACCAATACGGAGATACCTCCGGTCGCCTTGAGCGCCCAATTGCTCGACCCCGAAAACTAAAAGatgccgacgatgatgatgaaccTACTTATGTTGACGAAGAGAGCAACGAAGTAATatccaaagaagaatatgaagcTCTCGTTCGCGACAGCAATAAGGAAGTCGAGGACacaggaaaaggagaacCAGACCAGGAACAACCCACATCACAAGATAAAGGAGAGGATAAGGCAAGTACTGCGCAAGAAGTGCCCATATCAAAACAGAACATGGCAGAGATAGGAGGACCTAAGAAGCGAAAGCAGGCGAAGGTTattggcgaagaagagccttcagcagagaaagaagaaacactGCCGAGAGACCCTGGATCTCGGAAAcccaagcaaaagaagaagaaaatcaagctCTCGTTTGACGaggaatga
- a CDS encoding GTPase RIA1 (translation elongation factor 2/ribosome biogenesis protein RIA1 and related proteins), with protein MPVVNVEDLVRLQRKPDDIRNICILAHVDHGKTSLTDSLIATNGIISPKLAGKIRYLDSRPDEQLRGITMESSAISLFFSMMRRPAPDAAPVAKEYLINLIDSPGHIDFSSEVSTASRLCDGAIVLVDAVEGVCSQTVTVLRQSWVEQLKPILVINKIDRLVTELKMSPSEAYSHMSKLLEQVNAVIGSFYQGERMEEDLQWRERMEERANAAAEKDRTKKQTQDDESTQGGADTADYVERDDEDLYFAPEKNNVIFCSAVDGWAFTVRQFAAIYEKKLGIKRAILEKVLWGDYYLDPKTKRVLGQKHLKGRALKPMFVQLVLDSIWAAYEATTGGGKGKGDPALLEKITKSLNITIPAYILRSRDPRNIMTTLFSMWLPLSTAVLVSVIEYLPSPPAAQEARLPALIEESPGADFVDPRVKDAMIKFKTGSDEPVVAYVSKMAAIPESELSSSKKRSGATMSADEAREIARKKREEIAKMQAEANGEQQDDGYARITSAFETVTIDDNDQAPEEEKDDPEHLIGFARLYSGTLSVGDSIYVLAPKFSPETPNATPVPQKVTVTDLYLLMGRSLEPLKSVPAGVVFGIGGLAGHVLKTGTLCSQLEGSINLAGVSLNAPPIVRVALEPANPADLGKMVTGLRLLEQSDPCAQYDVLPNGEHVILTAGELHLERCLKDLRERFAKCDIQTGQTIVPYRETIVSVPEMAAPKNPDLGRGGVLAVSASKQLSIRLRVVPLPEAVTEYFTKQVGTIKRLQSQRHAAADDKATNGTPDSTQQVETSDATDEAREGSVLSLKDFREELNKIFDEEVKEDKELWKDVVDRITAFGPRRVGPNILVDATAVNTCEKFLLEDPKQQPTVNTETSSREALIVRDFCDKITYAFQLATGQGPLCQEPMQGTAVFLEEITVNATEEELDLGRLTGEAIRLVRESISQGFLDWSPRIMLAMYSCEIQASTEVLGRVYGVITRRRGRILSETMKEGTPFFTILALLPVAESFGFAEEIRKRTSGAAQPQLIFAGFESLDEDPFWVPATEEELEDLGELADRENVAKRYMDAVRSRKGLVVQGRKLIDAEKQKTLKK; from the exons ATGCCCGTCGTAAATGTCGAGGATCTAGTCCGTCTTCAACGGAAACCCGATGACATACGGAAT atATGTATCCTAGCTCACGTT GATCATGGCAAAACATCTCTGACCGATAGCCTTATCGCCACTAATGGAATCATCTCACCCAAGCTGGCGGGCAAGATCCGCTATCTGGATTCTCGTCCAGATGAACAGCTCCGAGGTATTACCATGGAGTCGTCGGCGatctctttattcttttcgATGATGCGTCGTCCTGCCCCCGACGCTGCTCCAGTAGCCAAAGAGTACTTGATCAATCTTATCGACTCCCCGGGGCATATCGATTTTAGCAGCGAGGTCTCAACAGCTTCTCGTCTGTGTGATGGGGCTATTGTCTTAGTCGATGCTGTAGAGGGCGTATGCAGTCAGACAGTCACTGTCCTGCGTCAAAGCTGGGTTGAGCAGCTGAAACCCATCCTGGTCATTAATAAGATCGACAGACTTGTTACTGAATTAAAGATGAGCCCAAGCGAGGCTTATTCGCATATGAGCAAACTGTTAGAGCAGGTCAATGCAGTCATCGGTAGCTTCTACCAAGGTGAGCGAATGGAGGAGGATCTCCAGTGGCGAGAGCGCATGGAAGAACGCGCCAATGCGGCGGCAGAGAAAGATCGTACCAAGAAGCAAACGCAAGATGATGAATCTACACAGGGTGGTGCGGACACTGCTGATTATGTAGAGCGAGACGATGAGGACCTGTACTTTGCCCCTGAGAAGAATAATGTCATCTTTTGCAGTGCTGTGGACGGATGGGCCTTCACCGTCCGCCAATTCGCCGCTATTTACGAAAAGAAGCTCGGGATCAAGCGTGCAATTCTTGAAAAAGTCCTCTGGGGAGACTACTACTTGGACCCGAAGACAAAACGAGTTCTGGGTCAGAAGCATCTTAAAGGACGAGCTTTGAAGCCGATGTTCGTTCAGTTAGTTTTGGACAGCATCTGGGCTGCATACGAAGCTACAACAGGCGGAGGTAAAGGAAAAGG TGACCCTGCTCTATTGGAGAAAATCACAAAGTCTCTGAATATCACGATTCCGGCTTACATTCTACGATCTCGGGACCCCAGGAATATAATGACAACACTATTCTCTATGTggcttcctctttcaacTGCAGTCCTCGTATCTGTTATTGAATATCTTCCTAGTCCCCCAGCTGCCCAAGAAGCCCGGTTACCCGCTTTGATTGAGGAGTCGCCTGGTGCGGACTTTGTGGATCCTAGAGTGAAAGACGCGATGATCAAATTCAAGACGGGCTCAGATGAACCTGTGGTGGCATATGTCAGCAAGATGGCTGCCATTCCGGAAAGTGAACTGTCATcaagcaagaaaaggtccGGCGCGACTATGTCGGCGGATGAGGCCCGAGAGATTGCTcggaaaaagagagaagaaatagCCAAAATGCAAGCGGAGGCCAATGGTGAACAGCAGGACGACGGCTATGCACGGATCACTTCTGCCTTTGAAACTGTTACTATAGACGACAATGACCAAGCgccagaagaggagaaggacgaTCCGGAGCACCTGATTGGGTTTGCACGGCTATATTCAGGAACCCTTTCAGTGGGCGATTCTATCTACGTCCTCGCACCGAAGTTCTCACCGGAAACCCCGAACGCTACTCCCGTACCACAGAAGGTGACGGTCACAGACCTGTATCTTCTTATGGGACGAAGTCTCGAGCCGCTTAAGTCTGTCCCCGCCGGTGTTGTTTTTGGCATCGGAGGTCTTGCAGGCCATGTGTTGAAGACTGGAACTTTGTGCTCACAGCTCGAGGGAAGCATTAACTTGGCTGGTGTTTCCCTCAATGCCCCACCTATCGTAAGAGTCGCTCTTGAACCAGCCAACCCTGCCGACCTTGGCAAGATGGTCACCGGTCTGCGACTGCTCGAACAAAGCGACCCTTGTGCGCAGTATGATGTGCTCCCCAACGGTGAACACGTCATCCTGACAGCTGGTGAACTGCATCTCGAGCGTTGCTTAAAGGACCTTCGCGAACGTTTCGCCAAATGCGACATTCAGACCGGCCAAACAATCGTACCATACCGCGAAACCATCGTCAGTGTACCGGAAATGGCTGCACCTAAGAATCCAGATTTAGGACGGGGAGGTGTTCTGGCGGTTTCAGCATCAAAGCAGTTGTCTATCCGGCTACGCGTTGTGCCTCTACCTGAAGCAGTGACTGAGTACTTCACTAAGCAAGTCGGAACTATCAAACGACTACAATCTCAGCGGCACGCAGCAGCGGATGACAAGGCAACTAACGGAACACCGGATAGCACTCAGCAGGTAGAGACCAGTGATGCAACAGATGAAGCCCGCGAAGGAAGTGTACTTTCTCTCAAGGACTTCAGGGAAGAATTGAACAAGatcttcgatgaagaagTGAAAGAGGACAAGGAACTGTGGAAGGACGTCGTGGACAGAATCACGGCGTTCGGCCCAAGACGAGTGGGACCCAACATCTTAGTCGACGCCACCGCAGTGAACACTTGCGAGAAATT CTTGCTTGAAGATCCCAAACAACAGCCCACCGTCAACACAGAAACCAGCAGCCGCGAAGCACTGATCGTGCGTGACTTCTGCGACAAGATCACGTATGCCTTCCAACTAGCAACCGGCCAAGGCCCTCTCTGTCAAGAGCCCATGCAAGGAACAGCCGTCTTCCTAGAAGAGATAACCGTCAatgccaccgaagaagaactTGATCTCGGTCGCCTGACAGGCGAGGCAATCAGATTAGTCCGTGAGAGCATCTCCCAGGGATTCCTCGACTGGAGTCCCCGGATCATGCTCGCAATGTACAGTTGCGAGATTCAAGCATCTA CCGAAGTCCTCGGTCGTGTCTATGGTGTAATAACCCGACGCCGCGGCCGCATCCTCTCAGAGACCATGAAAGAAGGAacacccttcttcacaatCCTGGCACTGCTCCCCGTTGCCGAATCTTTCGGATTCGCCGAGGAAATCCGTAAGCGTACCTCCGGTGCAGCGCAACCACAGCTTATCTTCGCCGGTTTCGAGTCTCTCGACGAAGACCCCTTCTGGGTTCCGGCTACcgaggaagagttggaggaTCTGGGCGAGTTAGCCGATAGGGAGAACGTGGCCAAGCGGTATATGGATGCTGTGAGAAGTCGAAAGGGACTGGTGGTCCAGGGAAGGAAGTTGATTGATgcggagaagcagaagacgCTGAAGAAATAA
- a CDS encoding exosome non-catalytic core subunit CSL4 (exosomal 3'-5' exoribonuclease complex, subunit ski4 (Csl4)), translating into MASTLPALAIPGQRLGPVTSYSAGPGTHVQQSNVYASIAGPVVVEPAQPGSKGKATLSVSRSIRAPGTGNASKPVTTAPGAKPAATSATPKPKVKYNTLPAVDSVVLARVTRVQKRQATVSILVVLDESGSTQGVNPSQTTSDNDNIEAILSSAANPENHSSSDELRFQALIRKEDVRAVEKDRVVMDEMFRVGDIVRGTVISLGDQSFYYLTTARNDLGVVMARSEAGNMMFPVSWKEMRDSVTGQAEMRKVARPF; encoded by the coding sequence ATGGCAAGCACACTCCCAGCCCTGGCCATTCCAGGCCAACGTCTGGGCCCAGTGACCTCCTACTCCGCCGGTCCAGGCACACACGTACAACAATCCAATGTCTACGCCTCCATCGCCGGCCCAGTCGTCGTCGAACCAGCGCAACCCGGCTCCAAAGGCAAAGCTACCCTAAGCGTTTCTCGCTCGATCAGGGCTCCTGGAACAGGCAATGCCTCCAAACCCGTAACCACAGCACCCGGCGCCAAACCAGCGGCAACTTCCGCTACCCCCAAGCCCAAAGTGAAATATAACACCCTCCCCGCAGTCGATTCGGTGGTGCTGGCGCGCGTGACGAGGGTCCAGAAACGTCAGGCTACGGTGTCTATCCTCGTTGTGTTGGATGAATCGGGCAGCACCCAGGGTGTCAACCCCTCACAGACAACGTCCGATAACGACAACATCGAGGCGATtctctcctccgccgccaatCCCGAGAACCATAGCAGTTCCGACGAGCTCCGCTTCCAGGCTCTTATTCGGAAGGAAGATGTGCGTGCTGTTGAGAAAGACCGCGTCGTTATGGACGAGATGTTCCGCGTTGGTGATATTGTCCGTGGAACCGTTATCTCCCTCGGTGATCAGAGTTTCTACTATTTGACTACTGCGCGCAACGATCTGGGCGTTGTTATGGCTCGTAGCGAGGCAGGCAATATGATGTTCCCCGTTAGTtggaaggaaatgagggATTCTGTCACCGGTCAGGcggagatgaggaaggtagCGAGACCGTTTTGA
- a CDS encoding zinc-binding alcohol dehydrogenase family protein (NADPH:quinone reductase and related Zn-dependent oxidoreductases), translating to MSLNQAAWFDAEGQPFRVGPAPMPKPGPKQLVVKNQAVAINPADWKIQAGAPFIKTWPIVIGIDFAGIIEEVGEEVTRFKKGQRVISHSQSLRDQDPAKGAFQLYPLAEEVFTSVIPDSMSFEQAVVLPVAVSTATAGLYLPKYLGLPYLPSSDPKPTEKALLVWGGASSVGAVTIQFAVASGLKVISTASPANHEFVKALGASAVFDYRSPSVVEDVVKELEGSDLAGVFDAISEEPSFEPITEILKRVGRQVKVAAVQTRQKPSEGFDPIFVFCYEIATTPNEEMGEAIWGKFVPEALASGQLQAKPDPVVVGHGLSEIEHGLKVQKAGVSAKKIVVTL from the exons atgtcTCTGAACCAAGCTGCCTGGTTCGATGCCGAAGGCCAGCCCTTTCGGGTTGGTCCTGCGCCGATGCCAAAACCCGGCCCTAAGCAACTGGTAGTCAAGAACCAAGCCGTGGCTATT AACCCAGCGGACTGGAAAATTCA GGCTGGTGCACCTTTCATTAAGACATGGCCGATCGTGATCGGAATCGATTTCGCAGGAATaattgaagaagttggtgaagaagtaaCCCGTTTCAAGAAGGGTCAACGTGTCATTTC GCACTCCCAGTCATTAAGAGACCAAGACCCAGCAAAAGGCGCATTCCAGCTCTATCCTCTGGCTGAGGAAGTTTTCACATCTGTGATTCCGGATTCCATGAGCTTCGAGCAAGCTGTTGTGCTACCTGTGGCCGTCTCGACAGCGACAGCCGGTCTTTACCTTCCTAAATATTTGGGTCTTCCTTACCTGCCATCATCAGACCCTAAGCCCACCGAAAAGGCACTCCTCGTCTGGGGAGGGGCGTCCTCCGTCGGTGCAGTCACTATCCAATTCGCCGTTGCTTCGGGACTGAAAGTAATCAGTACTGCCTCGCCAGCTAATCATGAGTTTGTCAAAGCCCTAGGGGCTAGTGCCGTGTTTGATTACAGATCCCCGTCTGTAGTCGAGGACGTTGTCAAGGAGCTTGAAGGCAGCGATCTCGCTGGAGTCTTTGATGCTATCTCCGAAGAACCCAGTTTTGAGCCGATCACTGAGATCCTGAAGCGTGTAGGCCGTCAGGTTAAGGTTGCTGCTGTGCAGACTCGTCAGAAGCCATCGGAGGGGTTTGACCCCATCTTTG TATTCTGTTATGAAATCGCCACAACCCCGAACGAAGAGATGGGAGAAGCTATTTGGGGGAAGTTTGTCCCCGAGGCATTGGCCAGTGGACAGTTGCAGGCAAAGCCTGACCCTGTGGTTGTAGGTCATGGGTTGAGTGAAATCGAGCATGGGCTGAAGGTGCAGAAAGCTGGCGTTtcagcgaagaagatagTTGTTACTCTCTAG
- a CDS encoding uncharacterized protein (predicted protein): MEPRQTGYQSIGNASQASGSSIPHRGQSPDDLETISAAYQVLFYIKSSASFQQLLDSLPPATPGFLMKPLVCSFLAYFTQLQSHTFLGQVSTWGFDTVERVFRNSKVSPRWLANDIGPDGHTRQDLDDQDCLRWDAIGIVYATVALSLTVRNGSSGFDSDVSRRDSRARETILKDLTHAVNTCIRFQEMTGTKTELYLWLLIQDIILLIRIYGGKSE; encoded by the coding sequence ATGGAGCCCCGGCAAACAGGATACCAGTCGATCGGCAATGCTTCCCAAGCTAGCGGTTCTTCTATTCCGCATAGGGGTCAATCACCTGATGATTTGGAAACAATCTCCGCTGCCTATCAGGTTCTGTTCTACATTAAAAGTTCTGCCTCATTCCAACAACTCCTAGACTCTCTCCCACCAGCTACCCCCGGTTTTCTTATGAAGCCACTCGTCTGTTCCTTTCTCGCCTACTTCACACAGTTGCAGTCTCATACATTTCTCGGGCAAGTGAGTACTTGGGGGTTTGATACTGTGGAAAGAGTGTTTCGTAACTCCAAGGTTTCTCCGAGATGGCTTGCCAACGACATCGGTCCCGACGGCCACACTCGACAAGATCTAGATGATCAGGATTGCCTGCGGTGGGACGCGATTGGTATCGTATATGCTACCGTCGCTCTGTCCCTAACTGTAAGAAATGGCTCATCGGGTTTTGATAGTGATGTATCACGGCGAGACTCTCGAGCAAGGGAGACAATCCTAAAAGACCTGACTCACGCCGTCAACACATGTATACGGTTTCAGGAAATGACCGGCACCAAAACTGAACTTTACTTATGGCTTTTAATCCAAGACATCATATTGCTGATTAGGATCTACGGTGGCAAAAGTGAGTGA